Genomic segment of Salvia splendens isolate huo1 chromosome 12, SspV2, whole genome shotgun sequence:
TACGGATGCCAGCCTACATCCTCCTtggccgcctccgcctcctcctccaccgccctggagcttccaccgcctcgtcctccttccggagtgggttcatctggataatcctcccgaatttaGGATAATCTCTGCGAActcctcggggcggagggacgagcgtatgcatcaacatcaaaatggggtggttggtaccccgccggcgtcgacgagccctgGGTGCCCGACATCGACGAACCGGagccggaaccacccaagacattgtacatgcccccagtcgccaaacgcgttgatgtcaaacccgccggagccgccaccgccggacattttgtggtgacaattggagaggttagatgaaaattggagaggaaatggagatgatttgggaagaatagatgtgtatttgtgtgtgaaatgaggatgaaatagaagtatttataaagtaaaaaaataaaaaaataaaaaataaaaataaaaaaggaaaacggtcgaaaacggtaatattaccgttttcgatttttattatatatatttttttattaaattcaatttttttaaaaaaaatgatttattgtgtcagcgtgacgaagcccactcgcgggccgacgagtgggcgtcacgcatggcgccggagcgcgtggcgagacagcccgcgatccgtctcggtgggacgggcgtctcgcgagaccgggacgagacgggacgctacAACGCatctcgccgccgtctcgtctcggcgggacgagatacgagccacccgcgggacgcgttgcgggtAGCCTGAATAAAGTTTAAAACAGTTATAAACTTAAATGATGAAAACCAATCATATTAATATttgtagaaaaaataaaaaataatataacgGCTTTGTAGATACTCTAAAAATTATCAATCATGAAGGCATATTAGTTGTAACAAAGGTCTTATAAGTTCACCATCAAATTGAATCTAATTTCTGAGATTTTtatcacattattattattattattattgttctGTTTTGGTGCTACGCATTCAATTCATCTCCATTCCTCTTGATGTTATCATATATTAGTTCAATTTGTAGATACAGTGTTATAATTCTGTACATTTGTCTTACATTATTATTACTGATCATTAGAGAAAATCAGCAATGAGCTATACTTTTGTTAAACAGCATTTAAAAAGGGAGCAAATCATGATGTTGAATTATTGATATACAAAGGGAGCACAACACTACACACAAGGGACGATTCACaaaatcctcctgcagtctagCCTGACCTCACATTTTTGGATAAAACTATACCTAACAACAGAAGACACAGATTTCTCTGCCCTCATCTGGTAAAAGGGAAGTTTTTCATCAAACTGCGTCGAAACTTATGGCCTCAACTTGACATGATCCAATCGAGCAACTGTTTCTTCCCCGAAAACTGTAGGAAGGTGAGACGGATAGTAAATAATGTATCATCCTTTACTAATATATATGCATGATGCCATCCATCCACCTCTACTGCGAGGAAACACGGGAATTCGCACTTTGATCCGGAAATGCTTCCTCAAGAGCTTTAGGCATGCTCAGAACGATCTCTGCGAAAGCTGGAGGGAGAGAGAAGAAACGAGAAAACATCATTTAGTGGCTAAACTGCAAGAATTTGGAGATCGGTTATGTTTCAGACATGTAATCGAGAATTAGCCACAGCCAGACCATCTAATGCAGCTTTGTGCAACATCTCCTACTACATCTGGGTGATAATCTGTAGATCCGGGTAAGATATGAGGATAAATAGCAAGATATTGGTCTAACCTTCGGGTAGACTCATTGAACGCAATGCATCCTCAGCATGTGCTAGTCGGGCGGGAACTAGCTGATTGCCATGGCTTTCCTTCCTGCTGATTTGTGCTACAGAAGTCCGGAGTTTCTTATGTTGGTGCATTGGCCAAGCAAGGACACTGATGGTTGAAGGAAGCGTAGAGACGAGTTCCCCATATCTAGTGCTGACTATCACTTTGCTGTTAGAAGGAAAAAGAAAGATCAATGTAACTATAGGGCCATGATACACTAATAGTTGCCTATTAATACTGGAgagaaacaaaataaacaaaccCATATAATGAGAAAATGGTATGCAACCCAAGATGATCGATTAACATGCTTCTACAAGATAAGCACTTCTCTGAGAATCTTCACTATTTGTATGGAAAAGTAGAGAGAAGGAGCACTAGATGCTAGTCAAGATACAACTCAAGATTAGATTGCATTCAAAACTATCATTACTTACCAATTGAAATCTGCGAGCACAAATTCAATCATATGATATGGAAGACTGCAATAAAGTTCTCCTATTTGATTTCCATACAACTCTTTAATAAGGCGAACCTGGAAAAGAGCACAACATAAGGCAGTGAAGAACAGATGTGTTACATTGAGTGCCTAGTATATTCAATTACAAGCGATATAATGGTCAAGTTTCCGAAGCTCTATAATACCATATCATCGTTCCATAACTCCAAGAAAATTgtaaaaaactactacttctCTCATAGCAAAGTTTGTCATTCTGTTGCATCTATCTTACCTCGCACACTATAGTCTCATGCTCCATGCACAAACTTGGAAATGCTAGCTCATACCAGTTTCTACAAATATTTTTTCACCAAACAAATGCCACTAGATAGAGATATATTGTGTCGAACTTGAAATCAGTAAGGAATCTTAAAATCAATAGATCATGTCAGGATTCCCCAAGTTGTATCAACATTCCATGTTGATATATTACTAATAACATATTATATCATATCTCAGCGTGGCCTTTTTAGACCTTGATCAAGGACTATCTATTCCTCCTATGATATAAATTCATATCGTACTCGTACCTGCTCTCGTCTATCAACATAGGCCTGCAGCAAGTCCCCAACGTAATCTATAAACTTCTGCTTCCCAAATAGTAACAAATTAATATTTGAACCAAGCATAATAAAGTATTACTAAATACTAATGCAGCCACTAAATACTAATGCAGCCAACCTCACCATTGCATTTGAAGAGAGATAATCATTTTCTGCTTCTCGTATCGGCAAGAAAAATGGTATTGTGTGCTCAAGAACTGTCATTTTCTCAAGAAACGATTTGCTTTCAAGAACACAATGGAACATCTCACAAGGTTCTCCTGAGAAGTTCACAAATTAAAGAAACGTGCTGTAAGCTCCAATATTCAGTACACAACTAGCTTTCTAAACCAGAAAAACTGCACAAATATAATCAAAGAATCATGAAGAATTGAAGATATCACGTCAACAGCATGTAATCATGATTTCTAACAGAATCTGACATTTAAACACTAAATTGATGAAGAATTTAAACACCATTCACAATATATACTTTGTAATCAGTGTTTATGATGTTCGGCAGTTACCAGCAAATGAGGTCGCATATTGAACGCCAATCCTTGGTCCATCTAAACAACAGATAATCTGTTCATTCAAACCATTAGTGTCAGAAACCAATCACAGCTTAAATCAAACTGAAGCAATACTTCGTgagaaatgaaagaaaaattcTACAGAATGCATTTTAAATAAGGAATCTAAACAGAACAAATTAGTTAGAATCACGACTTACTTTATTTCCAACTCTGTAAGttattttttcatgaaaaggTAAATTGGGCGCTGAAGCAGCATCCCCTTGCTGTACCATTGCCTTTCTTTCAGCCTCCATGTGAACCTGAAACAATAAAGTGCCATAAGTATGGCATATAAATAGTACGCAATATCTCGAAAAATTATGCTCCACCAATGCAGCTGACTAACAGAGTAAATGAATGAGTAGAAGTAATGATAAAATCTCAGTGTGGAGTATACAAGTACGGAAAAGTATTAGAATGGATGTTTAACCAGGTACCAAATTAAAGAATCTTTTCATATGTTTCTCGATCCATCAATAACAAAACAGTAAAGAACTATACGATCAACATACCCGCTCTCTTATTGTAGCTAATAACCCATCATTCCATTGCTCACCATCCAAACATATTTCTTCAAGAGATTAAGCGTCACATCAATGTTGGTGAATATAATACGGAtaagagaaatagaaaataTGCACATTAAattgaaaggacatatattaCTAAGTAAAAGATTGGGCTTATGCCCATAAATGACTACCTTGAGTTTGAGAAGCATGTGCAGCTTCAAATTCTCTTTGTAAACGCTCAAAAACAGATTTATCAGAATCCCTGAGAAATTTAACCACTTTTAGAACCACTCCGTTACATCATACTAGCCATCCACTACAAGCAGTTGAAAATTATGCAAGCAAAACTTGGGAGACAAAAAATTGCAGCTTCAGAATTTGGCAAACAAACAATGATAAACTTTGATTTTTTACTAGCCCAGCACCAATCATTGAGATTAGCTAACACTTAATTTCCAACGTAGACTTAATTTCCCTACTGAGTAAATTATTAAGACTGCTTATATGAGAGAATGTAGTTTTCTCTTGTTGAAGCCTTGAGCCTTTATGTGTTTATTAAACTGACAATGAAAAGGTTGATATTGTTAATTTAATGTCTAATTTACAAGAAAAATTCCTCGGATGAACTAAACAAAGAGCCTTTTTGTTCTTTAAAACCCCCCCAAGGGCATCTAAGGCTCCAAGGCTACTCAGGAGTCAGGAGCACCTCCAATAACTATACCAGACCTATGCTGATGTAAACAATAAGCATTACAAATAACAATAATGACAGAAATTAAACAACTTTTCAAGCATTGACACTTTTCATATACAATCAGTGAGCAATCAAGGGCAAAGCTAGTCAGCAATAAGCTAATATCAATAAGATCCATACATATAAGCTAAATATATTCTATCGCAAAAGCAAAAGTGTTGAGCGATTTATACCTAGAAAGTCGCTCTGTTAATTCTGCATGCCGCTTAAGGAGATTCGAGACTGGCAACAAAATGACAGATTAGATTAAACAATGATTACTCAAACACTAGAAATGTGATTTCAGATAACAAGAAATTAATGCAATGACATACATCTAGCCCGTGTAGTCTCCAACCGTACATCCTCAGCTCGGGAAAAGTTCTGACAAAGGGAGAACTCCATCAAAGTCCACTCATCAATTTGGATAAAAATAAACAAGCTTCTCAGCTACAAGGTAAAATATTTCACACCCTCAACGCACATATTTAGTACACTGAACTATTTTATTAGAAAAACAATAAAATCCCTGGTTGTAGTTAAGATATCAGAACATTTACCACTTCTCCCATATTCAGAGGAACAGGCTTCTCcttcacttgatcaagttgctgcaTTTTACTCCAATTCAACTGGTCATCACTGCAGAGATGGTAATTTAGCTATATATTACATAAAACAGATTGATCatatgatcaagaaaaaaaataacataaaaataacaGCAAAACTGAATGCATGATCGAGACGAACTTGATGAGGAAATATGCGTTGCATTGAAATGCCCAATCAAATTAAAGAGAGACGAGAAGAAAGGCTTACGTAATGAGAACTTGCCTCCATGCTCCAATGGCGAAAGCCCTAATTTAGTGAAATTGGGGTTTAAATTCGATTCCCACATCTCATCTTCCTATTTAGCAAAAGAATGTTTTGGGCTTCATTTATACGCTGGCCCAATATATTTTTACTACGTTGATCATgatataattaattactataactcattaatttttttaataattgtaattaataatGATTTCTTATATACCTGTATATaggaataaaaataatttttttttgcaccAATTGAGTCACGAGGTTCTACAAGTGGTTGTTTATTTGGAGTCGTTATTGCATGGGATAACTAACTTGCATAAATTATGGTTCAATAAAACTATAAAAGCTCATTTCCATAAATTTTGCAATTTTCATTTGTTTAAGGATTTTTCATTTGCTTGATATCATGAGAACTCTCAAGTCTCAACCAATGTTTAGAAAATCAAGTGTGACATTCACAGAACATTGGTAAAATTCGAACTCAAGCCATTTACCGATGAATACTCATTCTACATTGTACACTTTAAAAAATTTATCTATTATGATTACAAACAAACTTACCAAAATCTTGACAAACAATATCAAGTGGACTGATCATATGATTCATCAAATGATATAGGAGTAGTAAACGATAGCAATCTAAAGGCCAAATCACCAATATATCCCAATGATCAATCCAAGCAATGAGCAAAAACTCAGAGAAAAAAAGGCCACGGTTGTCTATATACAATGGCAGAGAGTAGCAACTTCAGCTAATTTTCTGGAAATAAAAGTTGCTAACATCAACTCAGAAAATGGGTTTCATGAAGAATGATGAAGTAAACATCATCAGCACCAAACAATGACGACTCACAACAAAATGGCACGAGTGCGTTTCATCAGAATGAGACAACAGATCCGGGATGCGGTGAACATTGGAAATGTGATGTTGCGCTATCAGATTCTTCATTGAGCTCAAATGGAGGAGTTGTGTTGGTAGTCTTCCTGCAGaatgttaaaaaaatgattGCATTTATTTTGCTTTATTGAGGCAGAATATTTGTCACAACTAGAGATTTGTTTATCTTCTATATGTTGAAGctattaaaatgaattaataggATGAGCAATAGATTGAAACAGTAAAGAGGCATATgtgaattcaaatttcaaatgctaTTCGTCTAGACTTACTTAAAAAGTCAAAAGTATAAGAGAAATTAGCAAATCATGTATGTCTGTCTATAGACCATATAAACTGTCAACAATTTAACATACTTGTGAGAAATCAAAGATTCTTCAGACAGTGCCTTTTCCAGTCTCTCCTCGAAAGTAGTCGCGTGCCAACTGACTTTCTGATCCTGCGAGGCAGTGGGTTTAGGTAAGCCGAGACAGGTGTATCAGAGAGAACAATGgccaaaaatgagaaaaaatcaGAATACCTCTTTGTACTTGTTAgtagaatttggaattccattCCCATCCCACCATTTAGGTGGATCATTAGGCACCTCAAGTTCAACATCGTTCCAATGAGCTGCAACCGTTCCCAGAATAGGCCTATCTGCAGGAGGTTTCCTACTTTGACTAGAAATGGAACTAAGTTGTTTGTTACTACCATCTCGCTTGGCTGAAATTGGCTTGAACCAAGAAGTTAAGCTTCCTTCaccatcctcctcctcttcaaTTACTGGATCTACATTCTTTTGCTTGTTTGCTTGTCCCTGGTGACTGAAAGCTGAATTTTCATCCCCCAATTCTTCCTCCTTCGTGTTTGGATATGGTAACGGCTTTGTTAAACTACGAGCTCCAGCTGATCCAGATAGCTCTGAAAAGATTGATGAAATAGCCGACCTATCTGATGTATGGTGAGATTGAACAGATTCATTTTTGCTTTGTTCAGAATGAATTTCAGCTGCATAATGAGTAACATTTCTTTGGATCAAGAGGCTCGATTCTCTACCGTTGTAATATCCATCAGTCATGCAGCTAACAAGCAAATAGTAATTGGGAGTGAGTCCAAAATTCATTGAATGTCAAATGAATAGAGGTGGATAAGCACAATATTATAGGAAATTTTTAGCTGCAACGTAATTTCAGAGGCATAGAAAGAAGTCAGGAGCTTCACCTGCTTGGAGAATCCAAGAGAGAACATGATCCAGCAAGTACAGAAGATTCATTAGATTGCTTCTCCAGTTTCTGTTTCTCCATTTCGTCAGATCCATTTTATAAATGTAAATGAAATCAATGCTAATCCGAGAATGAATATACAAATCGAACAAGGaaatcatttataaaaataacactAATTTCAGCTAGACTTGTAAATGCAGATTAGTTACCCTAATATCATCAAATTCCAAATGAAAAAGGGGGGAAATGcagaatgaataaaaaaaaagaagctaCGGACCTCAACCTTGAACTCTTTGATAGTGATTTCTCCAGGCAACCGATTCTGACACTCCTCTCCTTTTCGAAGCGGTTCGTCTTTTATATCGAGTTATTTGCAATACAAGTTCAAAATATTACTCAATCAATCAACACACCAATGCAGAAATCAATGAAGATTCAATTAAACAGATGAGTTACCATCACACTGGAACAGCGACGACAGCGCATTTTTACTGCACGGCTCCTGCAATTCCGAAggaaaaattcaatttcattcaCTTAAAAAACtaggaagaaaaaaaacaacatCAATCATACCGGCGAAGGAGTAACGAGATTATCGCCGGAGTCTTTGAGGCGAAAACAGCTGAAAAAGCAGCTCATTGATACGGCAATGAGTTGGATTATCGGGAGTTCGTGTAATcgttgtagagagagaaagagctGATGAGGTGAGAGAGAAAGGTGGAGGAGTGTCACTGTGCTGAACGGAGTTGAGTTTTAAATTCAAATAGAGAGGGAAACATAACAAATACTACAGTGCTTCAGTTTATGTACATACACGCGAAAGTAAAATGGAGTACGC
This window contains:
- the LOC121759350 gene encoding uncharacterized protein LOC121759350, which encodes MQQLDQVKEKPVPLNMGEVNFSRAEDVRLETTRARFSNLLKRHAELTERLSRDSDKSVFERLQREFEAAHASQTQEICLDGEQWNDGLLATIRERVHMEAERKAMVQQGDAASAPNLPFHEKITYRVGNKIICCLDGPRIGVQYATSFAGEPCEMFHCVLESKSFLEKMTVLEHTIPFFLPIREAENDYLSSNAMKFIDYVGDLLQAYVDRREQVRLIKELYGNQIGELYCSLPYHMIEFVLADFNCKVIVSTRYGELVSTLPSTISVLAWPMHQHKKLRTSVAQISRKESHGNQLVPARLAHAEDALRSMSLPEAFAEIVLSMPKALEEAFPDQSANSRVSSQ
- the LOC121758022 gene encoding uncharacterized protein LOC121758022; translated protein: MSCFFSCFRLKDSGDNLVTPSPEPCSKNALSSLFQCDDEPLRKGEECQNRLPGEITIKEFKVEKLEKQSNESSVLAGSCSLLDSPSSCMTDGYYNGRESSLLIQRNVTHYAAEIHSEQSKNESVQSHHTSDRSAISSIFSELSGSAGARSLTKPLPYPNTKEEELGDENSAFSHQGQANKQKNVDPVIEEEEDGEGSLTSWFKPISAKRDGSNKQLSSISSQSRKPPADRPILGTVAAHWNDVELEVPNDPPKWWDGNGIPNSTNKYKEDQKVSWHATTFEERLEKALSEESLISHKKTTNTTPPFELNEESDSATSHFQCSPHPGSVVSF